One genomic region from Lynx canadensis isolate LIC74 chromosome E1, mLynCan4.pri.v2, whole genome shotgun sequence encodes:
- the LOC115501375 gene encoding keratinocyte proline-rich protein-like, whose amino-acid sequence MINRREKKKSDEKDIIVVYDTDPLYKQGCGSVGPAPHLREWGAKVLPGAPAAGAGKPEARSPPHAAGPRRQRPGPPPTGNLLLGAEAVESGWGCGRRVAAERRPGPRSAPAPRECCRPVERPRYTSEGPRRERRLPSAAAPRALAPRLNPDGLTSPIPPPSSTAAATPRPQSPSPGRHQRPGPRPPTATPLPDRTLLLALRTHPRPSPHDRYPCLRLRPSSRSLTFALLTPALATPKPHPRPHLAPRPKPHLLPTLTFVPSLPVLATDSV is encoded by the exons ATGATTAACcgcagggaaaagaaaaagtctgatGAGAAAGATATCATCGTAGTATATGACACAGACCCGCTGTACAAA CAAGGCTGCGGGAGTGTGGGCCCAGCCCCCCACCTTCGAGAATGGGGGGCGAAGGtgctcccaggcgccccagccgcGGGAGCCGGGAAACCCGAAGCCCGGAGCCCGCCCCATGCCGCAGGCCCGAGGCGGCAGCGACCTGGCCCGCCTCCCACCGGGAATCTGTTGCTTGGGGCCGAGGCTGTCGAGTCGGGCTGGGGCTGCGGGCGCCGAGTGGCCGCGGAGAGGAGGCCGGGGCCGAGGTCGGCGCCCGCTCCGCGCGAGTGCTGCCGCCCTGTCGAGCGCCCGCGGTACACTTCCGAAGGGCCGCGGCGGGAGCGCCGGCTCCCGTCCGCTGCCGCCCCCAGAGCCCTGGCCCCTCGGCTAAACCCAGACGGCCTGACGTCCCCCATTCCCCCTCCTTCCTCAACCGCCGCCGCGACCCCGCGACCTCAATCCCCGAGCCCTGGCCGGCACCAGCGCCCGGGCCCCCGCCCGCCGACCGCCACCCCCCTCCCTGACCGGACCCTGCTTCTCGCCCTCcgcacccacccccgcccctcgccCCACGATCGCTACCCTTGCCTCAGGCTCCGGCCCTCCTCCCGAAGTCTGACCTTCGCCCTCCTGACCCCAGCCCTCGCCACCCCCAAACCTCACCCCAGACCCCACCTCGCCCCTCGCCCTAAACCCCACTTGCTCCCAACTCTGACCTTCGTCCCCTCCCTCCCGGTCCTCGCCACCGATTCTGTCTGA